The Gymnogyps californianus isolate 813 chromosome 15, ASM1813914v2, whole genome shotgun sequence genome includes the window GCAAAGGGGGGTGCAGAGGTTGAGCCGTACCTGCGTGTGCGGGGAGGGTGTGAGCAGGAGGGGTCGGGGGAGCGCAAAGCGGGCGCGAACATGCAGAGGTGTGGGAGTGGGTGCATGCGTGCGCAGGGCgcctgtgtgtgtgcagagggagggaggggtgtGCAGGGCACCTGCAGAAAGGTGCGTGCAGCCAAGTGTTTGCAAGGGGAGTCCGCACAGAGTGCGTGTGTGCGTGTAGGGGGGTCTATAAACGTGCGTGTGTGCTGGGGAGGGTtatgtggggggggggggtgtctgtcGGGGGTCCGCATTCAGGGCTGAGGGCAACTACGCAGGAGCGTGTGTGTGTTCGGGGGGTTGCAGGACAGGTCTGTGAAGAGGGCTGTGCGTGCGTGCAGGACTGTGTGCCTGTGCAGCGCCGTGTgagtgtgtgcgtgtgtgcgcgtgtgtgcgCGCCGCGGTGTGCGCGGGGCGCAGGGGCCGTGCGGGTGGCAGCCGCGCGCAGGGTGGGCGCCGGGCTGGCGGTGCCGTGGGTGCGTGGGTGCGAGTGCGTGCGTGTGGCAGCGGGTCCTGCGCTGCCGGCACACGGCAGAGCCGCCGGCGGAGCCGCCCGCGGGaggagcccggcccggcgctgcccgccctcCGCCCGGTGAGTGCCGCCGCACCGCGCCGCGGGACCGGGGGAGAATCGAGGAACCGGGGACCGGGGaaccggggaggggggggaaccGGGGATCTGGGGGCAGCCCGGGACCGGGGACCGGCAGCGCGGCCGCGGGGCACGCAACTTTCCCGGGAGGGAGGGGAGTCGCGgcgggccgcggccggggccgCTCTCCCGGGGTGCAGGGGGGACCGTGgctcctttccccttccaccccccccgcccccgccccggagGCGCCGTCTCCCCGCGGCCGGGCACGGAGCTCCCCGCCGGCTCCGCCGCCCCTGCCCGGGCCGGTGCCCGCggagccgcgccgcgccgcgctgcCCAGCCCGCCCTCCCCAGCGCTCACGGCCGCCTCTCAACTAAGTTGCCGAGGAGCCATTTCTGACCCGGCACCTTCCCCGAGAAGGGAAAACATTGCCAGGAGCCCGCGCCTCATCCCTTCTCTCTGCACCCTCTTTTGCAGGCGTGGCTGGTCCCAGCTAAACATGCCAGGAGCGCTCAGGGCAGCGCGGCAGGCTCTGCCCCGTTAGCCCGGGGTGCCCGGCGGGGGGGCTCAGCCATGAattcctcccccccgcccccggggccccccccggccctctgcagctctggcaggaggagAACCAGACCCAAGGCGGGCTCTGGAATGGGAGCCAGGAGCTGGCTTGGGAAGAGCTAGAGAAGATGCTCTTCCTCTTCGTGAAGGAGCCCGTCACCATCAGCCTCACGGCAATGTACCTGGTGTCCTTTGTGGTGGGCTTCGTGGGCAACATCATGTCCATCAGGGTGCTCACCCGGAAGCGCCGGAGCCGGGTGTCCAGCCTGAGTGCCACCCGCAGCCTCCTCATCAACCTGGCGGTGTGTGACCTCATGGTGGTGTGCGTCTGCATGCCCATTACCGTGGGCAACCTCATCTACAAAGCCTGGGTGTACGGGGACTTCCTCTGCCGGGCAGTGCCCTTCATCCAGGCTGTTTCTGTCTCTGCCAGCGTCCTCAGCCTGACTGTCATCAGTGTGAACCGGTATTACAGCGTGCACAATCCACTCAACGCCCGGTCTTTCTTCACCCAGAAGAGGATCCTCAGCACCATCCTGGTGGTGTGGTTGTTGTCCTCAGGGATATGCATGCCCCTCATCTTCATGAACAAACGGGATGAGATTGGGGTGGTGGAGGGCTTGCCTCTGGTGTTTTCCATCTGCAGGGAGATTTGGCCTCAGGAGAGGCTCAAGCAAGCCTACaactttctgctcttctgtgccCTCTACTGCCTGCCGGTCCTGTTCAACATGGTCATCTGCTTCCTCACAGTGCGCCGGCTGTGGAGCCGCAGCAGCCAGCTGAAGGAGAGCACTGCCCTGAACCGATCTCTGCCAGCCTCCAGGCTGAAGATCCGGAAGAAGGTAGCGCAGATGGTGGTGGCCCTGGTCCTGCTGTTCGCAATTTCCTGGCTGCCCGTCTACCTGATGGACATCTGGATTGACTTCAACATCCCCAAATCTTTGCAGGATGTTACTCCTTCTCCTTGGATCCTGCAGCTCAGACCTTTTGCCCAGTGGCTTGGCCTCACCAATTCCAGTCTCAACCCTATATGCTACTGCTTTGTTGGGAACCTCTACAGGTCAGCCAAGGAAATGAAGAGCAAATACCACCAAAGAATGGTCTCTCTCTTTAACTTCTCTCTGTCCGAAGGGACAACCCGTTCCTCGGTCCCAGAGCTGCTC containing:
- the LOC127022552 gene encoding galanin receptor type 1-like; its protein translation is MQSHEFLPPAPGAPPGPLQLWQEENQTQGGLWNGSQELAWEELEKMLFLFVKEPVTISLTAMYLVSFVVGFVGNIMSIRVLTRKRRSRVSSLSATRSLLINLAVCDLMVVCVCMPITVGNLIYKAWVYGDFLCRAVPFIQAVSVSASVLSLTVISVNRYYSVHNPLNARSFFTQKRILSTILVVWLLSSGICMPLIFMNKRDEIGVVEGLPLVFSICREIWPQERLKQAYNFLLFCALYCLPVLFNMVICFLTVRRLWSRSSQLKESTALNRSLPASRLKIRKKVAQMVVALVLLFAISWLPVYLMDIWIDFNIPKSLQDVTPSPWILQLRPFAQWLGLTNSSLNPICYCFVGNLYRSAKEMKSKYHQRMVSLFNFSLSEGTTRSSVPELLSYQSSMEPARKGPSATPVMGRRCQGGHGRKNKCGRLNSCQHPPLNTVSSENTSL